CCGCTCCGGCGTGTCACACGGTGAAGCGGAGCGCCCAGCCGGTGCCGACAGCCTGCTCCAGCGGCAGCAGCGTGCCGCCCAGCTGCATCACCAGCGCGCGGACGATGTTGCTGCCCGACCCGTGGCTGCCGCGCCGCTCCTCCCCGGCCGCCGCCGCCGCACCGACGCCGTCGTCCGACACGGTGATCTCGTGCCGTTCGTCCGACGCCAGGCGCAGCACCACGTGCACCGCGCCCCGCCGCCCCGCCGGGAAGCCGTGCTTGAGCGCGTTGGTAATGAGCTCGTTGACGATCAGCGCGATCGGCGAGCCGAGCGCCACCGGCACCTCGAGCGGCTCCAGCTCGGCGGTGATCACGACCCCGTCCGGCGCCAGCGCGTCCTCCAGACCCTCGCAAACGCGCGACAGCAGGTCGTCGGCCCGCAGCGAGGTGGTCTCGCGGTGGGCGTCGAGCACGTCGTGCATCGCGGCGATCGACATCAGGCGCCGCTCGAAGGCCGAGATCTCCTGGTCCGCCTCCTCGTCCTGCACGTTGCGCCGGGCGGTTCGCACCAGGGACATCAGCAAGGCGAGGTTGTTCTTCACCCGGTGGATCAGCTCGCGCTGCGCATCCGGCTCGTCACCGGCGGCGAGGTCCGGGTGCGGCTCGGGCAACGCCAGCGCCGGCGCGGTGGCGAACGCGTCGCTGGTGACGAGGATGTGTCTCTGCGGCAGCACCGGCGGGCGATGCACCACCAGCGGCCGGGCGCGCAATGCGAGGTTGGAGCCTTCCCCCTCGGCCTGCCGCGGGGTCAAGGAGAAGCTGCGCCAATCGTCGGCCGCGGCGATGGCCGCCAGCGTCAGGCGCACGTCGTCGGCGTCCTCGGCCCAGAGCTCGGCGAACGGCCGGTCGACGAGGTCCCGCCCCACCGCCTTGCAGGCCCATTCGTTGGCATAGGCGATATGCTCGTCGTCGGTCAGCATGATGACCGCGATGTCGAGTTTGTTGAGGATCTCGGCGCCGATTTCGAACGCGCCCGGTTGTGGCCGGCCGCGCAGGGAGGGCGCGGGCCGCGGCGCATCGTAGGCGAGCGGAGTCGACGCCTCGCGGTTCTCGCTCGGCTTGGCGACGCCGGCCGCCGATCCCTGGCCGCCCGATCGCAAGTAGGAGTGCAGGCCCTGCGTGGTCATCCCGCCCTCCATTCGGGGAGGCAGGCATCCACGTCGCGCCGGCCGCTCGGAACGCCGAGTGGCAAACGAAGACGGACATCTTCGGACATGATACGCTGCCCTATACCAGTCGCGGCCGACAGCCGCGGAACACAATCCGACACCAACCGGTACACCGCCATCATGCCCTCGCGGGCGGGCGCACCGTGTTCGCGTCTCGCGGGCCACCTACTGGCGTGACCCACACAATGAGGTATCAGGTGCGGCTGGTGCGTGGCTGAAGCGGCCTGCGTCGCACCGGAACGGCGCGTCGTGTCGCCGGCCGGTGCATCGCGCCCGTCGCGCCCCCATCTGAACGGGACGGAGGTGCATATGGTCGCAATCGCTGTGAGAGGCCTCGTCGTGGCGCTGATCGCCGTCGTCGTAGTCGGCGCCACCATCTACGTCCACGATCAGAACGAAGCGCCGCCCCCGCTGGTCGACGCCGACGGCAACGTCATCGAGGACACCACCGGCTTTACCGAGGTTCCCGGCTTCTTCGACGGCAGCGCCCCGCACGAACTGGTGCGTTACGACCTGCCGGAGGCGACCGTGACGCCGCCGCTGGCCGAGGGCGTGGAGGCGATCACCTTCCCGGACCTGTGGGCTCCGGGCGACTTCAAGCTCGACGTGCCGCCCGAGGCGCGCCTCGGCACCCCCACGAAAGACACCTTCGAGGACGGCATGACGGACGAAGACATCGCCAACTTCTTCCTCGACATGTCCGACATGCGCGAGATGCAGCCGCGCGTCGGCCGCGTGCGCGACGAACTCGACGGCAAGCGCGTGCGGCTCGCCGGCTACGCGAGCCCGGTCGGCTTCGAGCTGGACGAGCGGCAGTTCCTGCTGGTGCCCGAGCTGGGCGCCTGCGTGCACGTCCCGCCGCCGCCGCCCAACCAGGTCATCTACGTCGACTACCAGCAGCTCGCGCCGGAGGTCGGCGACCCGGTGTGGGTGACCGGCACCCTGCGTGCCACCCCCGTCGCGACCATCCTCGCCGACGTCGGCTACCGCCTCGAGGACGTCACCGTGGAGCCCTACCGCTAGGTCTGCGGCCCGCTCACGCCAGGAAGGGCGCGGAGTTCACCGAGTATTGCGCCGCGTCGAACGCGGCCCAGACCGATTTCGGCGCATAGGTGACCGCGTCGTGGCCGGTGCGCGCGTCGTAGGTGTCGCTCAGGCCGCGCAGGCTCGCCAACAGGTCGTCCAAATGCGGGTATCCGGCGCGGCCGTTGAAGGAGCGCGCATCGTCCAGCACCAGGACGAACTCGCGCGTGAGGTCCGTGGTCAGCAGCGCCACCTCCTGCGTCAGCACCGACTTGGTTTCCGCCTGGCCGGTGTGGTCGCCCGAGCAGTGCGCGTCGAGCCAGAAGAGCGTGCGGTCCGGCAGAGTGGGGACCAGCTCGGGCAGAATCACCGCCGAGTTGCCGAGATGCTGGGTCACGTTGGGCCGCTCCGCCAGCTTCTCCTTGGCGCGGACGAACTGGCGCTCGTCGATCTCGATCGTGTGGACCGCGAGACCGTCGCAAAAACTCATCATCGCCGATGTGGTGCCGGCGAGCGTCCCGGTTTCGACGAAGGCGGTCGAGCCGGCGGCCTGACGCATCCGATCCAGCCACAGCACCTTGACCGTCTGCGGCGGGGGCACCGGCGACCCGTCGAGCGCCCAGTCGGCGATCGACCGGTACGCGTACATTCTGCTCCATTTGTCGACCATGATGCCACCTGTGTCCAATCGCATGACGTTATTTCGGTGACGATGCGAACGGGGGCCGGCGTAGTCCACCCCCATCGTCTTCCGCGCGCCGGAACCCCGCCGCACACCCGGCGCGACATCTTTGCCCTTCGTCGTCGACACGCCGGACGCGATGGTGTCAGCTTCGCCGATCCTCGATCTGCGAGCGGACCGGCCCATGGACGTCAACACCCTCCCCCTCTCTTCGGACGCGATGCTGGAGGGCCTGCGCCCCTGGATCGAGTGCGAGAGCCCGACCTACGACCCGGCGGCGGTGACGCGCATGGTGGGCATCGCCTGCGATCGGCTGCGCGAGCTGGGCGCGCGGGTGGAACACATCCCCGGCCCGCCCGGCCTCGGCGACTGCGCCCGCGCCGTCTTCCCCCACCCGCGGCCGGACACGC
This portion of the Acuticoccus sp. I52.16.1 genome encodes:
- a CDS encoding sensor histidine kinase, which translates into the protein MTTQGLHSYLRSGGQGSAAGVAKPSENREASTPLAYDAPRPAPSLRGRPQPGAFEIGAEILNKLDIAVIMLTDDEHIAYANEWACKAVGRDLVDRPFAELWAEDADDVRLTLAAIAAADDWRSFSLTPRQAEGEGSNLALRARPLVVHRPPVLPQRHILVTSDAFATAPALALPEPHPDLAAGDEPDAQRELIHRVKNNLALLMSLVRTARRNVQDEEADQEISAFERRLMSIAAMHDVLDAHRETTSLRADDLLSRVCEGLEDALAPDGVVITAELEPLEVPVALGSPIALIVNELITNALKHGFPAGRRGAVHVVLRLASDERHEITVSDDGVGAAAAAGEERRGSHGSGSNIVRALVMQLGGTLLPLEQAVGTGWALRFTV
- a CDS encoding DUF3299 domain-containing protein, which encodes MVAIAVRGLVVALIAVVVVGATIYVHDQNEAPPPLVDADGNVIEDTTGFTEVPGFFDGSAPHELVRYDLPEATVTPPLAEGVEAITFPDLWAPGDFKLDVPPEARLGTPTKDTFEDGMTDEDIANFFLDMSDMREMQPRVGRVRDELDGKRVRLAGYASPVGFELDERQFLLVPELGACVHVPPPPPNQVIYVDYQQLAPEVGDPVWVTGTLRATPVATILADVGYRLEDVTVEPYR